A single region of the Penaeus monodon isolate SGIC_2016 chromosome 18, NSTDA_Pmon_1, whole genome shotgun sequence genome encodes:
- the LOC119584258 gene encoding uncharacterized protein LOC119584258 produces the protein MMYKMRFLSALYMWVLIVICGERAVGRKLLDDIVNCTRETATSPAVVDISGLFDYVLFNITNEFEFIQVSMEITPCPREKEIIGMHNLTRETFDGLTFPRLVLMALEYAEEEERHGYKLKVNKVNFSEYIATTVTCGEFLGYQVKAVGASACVLWELGNPPTMHSSTKRTNAKGHTTMSRLDELHHRATAAYVVVLCFTLTTFFVLQLVKKCSGRSEQGAAERVPTEEGP, from the exons ATGATGTACAAGATGCGTTTCCTAAGTGCGCTGTACATGTGGGTCCTCATTGTGATCTGCGGTGAGAGAGCAGTGGGACGAAAGTTGCTAGATGACATTGTCAATTGCACAAGAGAGACTGCCACGTCGCCTGCCGTTGTTGACATAAGTGGATTATTTGACTATGTTCTTTTCAACATAACAAACGAGTTTGAGTTCATACAAGTGTCTATGGAAATCACCCCATGTCCCCGAGAAAAAGAAATCATAGGGATGCATAACCTTACTCGTGAGACGTTCGATGGATTGACTTTTCCTCGGTTGGTGCTAATGGCATTAGAATATGccgaggaagaggaaaggcatGGCTACAAACTCAAGGTGAATAAGGTGAACTTTTCCGAATACATCGCCACAACCGTGACGTGCGGAGAATTCTTGGGCTACCAAGTGAAGGCTGTGGGCGCTTCTGCTTGCGTCTTGTGGGAACTCGGAAATCCTCCCACGATGCACAGTTCCACGAAAAGAACAAATGCGAAAGGACATACTACCATGAGCCGATTAGACGAACTCCACCATCGAGCGACAGCTGCTTACGTCGTGGTCCTCTGCTTCACCCTGACGACCTTCTTCGTCTTGCAGCTGGTGAAAAAGTGTAGCGGGAGGAGCGAGCAAGGAGCTGCTGAAAG agtaCCCACCGAAGAAGGACCATGA